A stretch of Alkalicella caledoniensis DNA encodes these proteins:
- a CDS encoding DNA-binding protein, whose amino-acid sequence MARDLTSSNIDRQNILNNEIALREIQREANITGVVFEGKITFTKDMVAEFFDVDIRTVERYTTKFSSELKSNGYEVIKGKRLKNFIQEIEKLNVPDINVGKNVPQLAIYDFRAFLNIGMLLVESENARVLRQMMLDIVIDLINHKTGGATKYINQRDKDFLGAFLDEENYRKEFTDALRDCVDMNNFKYARYTDMIYQSIFKEKAKEYREILKLKSKDKVRETLYAEILDLVASYECGLAENIRKEYDRLGRKLNNWETDKIFHDFENLPHWKPLINRGRSKMASRDLALRDAFHKQLEDYISPLDANEYERFLGTEADEIEKLMKDNADVLKRLKERE is encoded by the coding sequence ATGGCGAGAGACTTAACAAGCTCTAATATTGATAGGCAGAACATCCTTAATAATGAAATAGCTCTAAGAGAGATACAAAGAGAAGCCAATATAACGGGGGTAGTTTTTGAAGGGAAAATAACTTTCACAAAAGACATGGTCGCCGAATTTTTTGACGTAGATATAAGGACAGTTGAAAGATATACAACTAAGTTTTCCAGTGAGCTTAAGAGTAATGGATATGAAGTAATTAAAGGAAAAAGACTCAAAAACTTCATACAGGAAATAGAGAAGTTGAATGTTCCCGACATTAATGTCGGGAAGAATGTACCACAACTTGCAATCTATGATTTTAGGGCATTCCTCAATATAGGAATGCTTCTTGTTGAAAGCGAAAATGCTAGAGTTTTACGGCAAATGATGCTCGATATAGTTATTGATCTTATTAACCATAAAACAGGTGGGGCTACTAAGTATATTAATCAACGTGATAAAGATTTTCTAGGAGCTTTTCTAGATGAAGAGAATTACCGTAAGGAGTTTACAGATGCTTTAAGAGATTGTGTAGACATGAATAATTTTAAATATGCTAGATATACAGATATGATTTATCAAAGTATTTTTAAGGAGAAGGCCAAAGAGTATAGAGAAATACTCAAACTAAAAAGTAAGGATAAGGTAAGGGAGACTCTTTATGCAGAGATACTTGATTTAGTTGCTTCCTATGAATGTGGTTTAGCTGAGAATATTAGAAAGGAGTACGATAGACTAGGAAGGAAACTGAACAATTGGGAGACAGATAAAATCTTTCATGATTTTGAGAACTTGCCACATTGGAAGCCACTAATAAACAGAGGCAGAAGTAAAATGGCAAGTAGAGACCTAGCCTTGAGAGACGCATTTCATAAGCAATTAGAAGACTATATAAGCCCATTAGACGCTAATGAATATGAACGTTTTTTAGGAACAGAAGCGGATGAGATAGAAAAACTTATGAAAGATAATGCAGACGTATTAAAAAGGTTAAAGGAGCGTGAATAA
- a CDS encoding DNA methyltransferase: protein MINKLYYGDNLNILKVIPTGSIDLVYLDPPFNSKKDYNLLFKNESGLKSEAQIRAFSDTWKWDINAERTWSHIVSCMKPSTISLLSSLRQFMGENSVMAYLVMMAPRLDEMHRILKDTGSIFLHCDPTSSHYLKLLMDSIFLPENFRNEIVWCYRQGGRSTRHFPRKHDIILFYSKTDNWTFNPDSVRIPYHGTGGYQTSGNGVTNPNGRNYQPNPDGKIPEDWWDIPAIPPMSKERIGYPTQKPLDLLERIISSCSNEGDVILDPFCGCGTTIVAAEKLKRKWIGIDITNLAITLVLTRLEQFFGPRLSLYSIEGTPVDIDGAKTLASQDRYQFQWWALGLIGARPLENNKKGPDGGVDGFIFFNYELQSSRVGKVVVQVKSGKVSVTTIRELSTVRRNQDADIAVLLTLEPPTQGMKREAACEGFFTCLYDGRLYPRVQILTIEETLNGSKVDYPVVRP from the coding sequence ATGATAAACAAGCTTTACTATGGAGATAATTTAAACATACTTAAAGTAATACCCACAGGTAGTATAGATCTAGTATATTTAGATCCACCATTTAATAGCAAGAAAGATTATAATCTGTTATTTAAGAACGAATCTGGCTTAAAGTCAGAGGCCCAAATTAGAGCATTTAGCGATACATGGAAATGGGACATAAATGCTGAACGTACCTGGAGCCATATTGTTTCTTGCATGAAACCTTCAACTATTAGCTTATTGAGTTCACTGCGTCAGTTCATGGGTGAAAATAGTGTTATGGCTTATCTTGTTATGATGGCACCAAGACTAGATGAAATGCATCGGATATTGAAGGATACTGGTTCAATATTTCTACATTGTGATCCTACATCAAGTCACTATCTCAAACTACTAATGGATTCGATCTTTCTACCAGAAAATTTTAGAAACGAGATCGTTTGGTGCTACAGACAAGGTGGTAGAAGTACTAGGCATTTTCCTAGAAAACATGATATTATACTATTTTACTCTAAGACAGATAATTGGACATTTAACCCTGACTCAGTTAGAATACCATACCATGGAACGGGGGGCTATCAAACCAGTGGAAATGGAGTTACCAACCCTAACGGAAGAAATTATCAACCTAATCCTGATGGGAAAATTCCGGAAGATTGGTGGGATATTCCTGCTATACCTCCAATGTCCAAAGAAAGAATTGGATATCCTACACAGAAACCTTTGGATTTGCTAGAAAGAATTATTAGTTCATGTTCCAATGAGGGTGATGTAATATTGGATCCCTTTTGTGGTTGTGGAACAACTATCGTAGCAGCTGAAAAACTAAAGAGAAAGTGGATTGGTATTGACATTACAAATTTGGCTATTACACTTGTGCTTACAAGACTTGAGCAGTTCTTTGGACCACGATTGTCTCTTTATTCAATCGAAGGTACACCTGTTGATATAGATGGTGCTAAAACACTTGCCAGTCAAGACAGATACCAGTTTCAATGGTGGGCCCTAGGTCTAATTGGAGCAAGACCACTGGAAAACAATAAAAAGGGGCCAGATGGTGGTGTTGATGGATTTATTTTCTTCAATTACGAATTACAATCATCTCGTGTGGGGAAAGTTGTAGTTCAAGTTAAAAGCGGGAAAGTTAGCGTTACTACCATTCGCGAACTTTCAACAGTGCGTAGAAACCAAGATGCTGATATTGCCGTACTATTAACCCTAGAGCCACCTACGCAGGGCATGAAAAGAGAAGCTGCATGTGAAGGATTCTTTACTTGCCTATACGACGGAAGGTTATATCCAAGAGTTCAGATCTTAACTATTGAAGAAACACTGAACGGTTCTAAAGTCGATTACCCGGTTGTTCGCCCGTAA
- a CDS encoding bacteriohemerythrin — protein sequence MWKEKYKIGVSLIDQQHEELFQRVSEFIKVVQSKGDWELRLAKVKETMSFMQEYVVFHFDAEEEYQKEINYPEAEGHKIAHKQFKEAVGKYAARLETEGFNEELVQEFSGKLMTWLIMHVAGTDTKIGDYVQRQGGDA from the coding sequence ATGTGGAAAGAAAAATACAAAATAGGAGTTTCACTTATTGATCAGCAGCATGAAGAACTATTTCAGAGGGTTTCTGAGTTTATAAAGGTTGTACAATCAAAAGGGGATTGGGAGCTACGTCTAGCAAAGGTTAAAGAGACCATGAGCTTTATGCAAGAATATGTGGTTTTCCATTTTGATGCTGAAGAAGAGTATCAAAAAGAGATAAATTACCCTGAAGCAGAGGGACATAAAATAGCACATAAACAGTTTAAAGAAGCTGTTGGCAAATATGCAGCACGCCTAGAAACCGAAGGATTTAATGAGGAACTAGTACAAGAGTTCAGTGGTAAACTTATGACTTGGCTAATCATGCATGTAGCTGGGACAGATACAAAAATCGGAGACTATGTGCAAAGACAAGGGGGGGATGCGTAA
- a CDS encoding IS256 family transposase, translating to MTTKGNLLAKELAKECRSVEEVQEHLKSLFKDTMQEIFEAEMDEHLGYDKHSPIGDHSGNSRNGYNKKTIKTKYGESTIEIPRDRNGDFEPQVIKKYQRTSNELEDKIISMYANGMTTRDIESHMQDIYGIEVSATMVSKVTDRILPMIAEWQSRPLDRIYPIVFLDAIHFKVREDNRIINKAAYSVLGINMAGHKEVLGIWIGGNESSKFWLGVLNDLKNRGVEDILIACKDGLSGFSEAINSAFPKTEIQLCVIHQIRNSMKYVSYKEMKQVMVDLKKVYQALTLDEAEYAFEEFKEKWGKKHPIIIKSWEKNWDELTVYFKYPNEIRKLIYTTNTIEAYHRQLRKVTKTKTSYPNDEALEKILYLATMEISKKWTQPLRIWKQCISQFAIYFEDRIDSNLAV from the coding sequence ATGACTACAAAGGGTAATTTATTAGCCAAAGAATTAGCAAAAGAGTGCCGAAGTGTAGAAGAAGTACAAGAACACTTAAAAAGTTTATTCAAAGATACTATGCAGGAAATCTTCGAAGCTGAAATGGATGAGCATTTAGGCTATGATAAACACTCACCCATTGGCGATCATTCAGGGAATAGTAGAAATGGTTACAACAAGAAAACCATTAAGACTAAGTACGGAGAATCAACCATAGAAATCCCAAGGGATCGTAATGGGGATTTTGAACCACAAGTAATCAAGAAATATCAACGGACTAGCAATGAGCTCGAAGATAAAATAATATCCATGTATGCTAACGGAATGACCACACGTGACATAGAAAGCCATATGCAAGATATCTACGGCATCGAGGTATCAGCAACAATGGTTAGTAAAGTTACAGACAGGATACTACCTATGATTGCTGAATGGCAATCTAGGCCACTAGATAGGATCTACCCTATAGTTTTCCTTGATGCAATTCACTTTAAAGTTCGTGAAGATAACAGGATAATTAATAAAGCGGCTTACAGTGTACTAGGTATAAATATGGCAGGTCACAAGGAAGTTTTAGGAATATGGATTGGTGGTAACGAAAGTTCAAAGTTCTGGCTAGGAGTACTTAATGACCTTAAAAATAGAGGTGTAGAAGACATCCTAATTGCTTGTAAGGACGGACTTTCAGGCTTTTCTGAGGCTATTAACTCTGCCTTTCCAAAAACAGAAATACAGCTATGTGTTATTCACCAAATCAGAAACTCGATGAAGTATGTTTCGTATAAAGAAATGAAACAGGTAATGGTAGACCTGAAAAAAGTATACCAAGCTTTAACTCTTGATGAAGCAGAATATGCTTTTGAAGAGTTCAAAGAAAAGTGGGGTAAAAAACACCCAATAATTATTAAATCATGGGAAAAAAATTGGGATGAGTTAACTGTTTACTTTAAGTATCCTAACGAGATACGTAAATTGATCTATACTACAAATACCATCGAAGCATACCATAGACAGCTGCGTAAAGTTACTAAAACTAAAACATCTTACCCTAACGATGAAGCCTTAGAAAAAATATTGTACTTAGCTACCATGGAAATATCTAAGAAGTGGACTCAACCACTTAGGATCTGGAAACAATGTATCTCCCAGTTTGCAATATATTTTGAGGATAGAATTGACTCAAATTTAGCTGTTTAG
- a CDS encoding DUF4177 domain-containing protein, with protein sequence MYQYEYVNVTMSGFFGAKSEGHRKIIDEYAAKGFRYVGFIPANMDSHGRYNEIDLIFEKEV encoded by the coding sequence ATGTATCAATACGAGTATGTTAATGTTACCATGAGTGGATTTTTTGGGGCTAAGTCTGAGGGTCATAGGAAGATTATTGATGAGTATGCAGCTAAGGGGTTTCGCTATGTTGGTTTCATTCCCGCGAATATGGATTCCCATGGTAGGTATAATGAGATTGACTTAATTTTTGAAAAGGAAGTTTAG
- a CDS encoding HIT family protein encodes MSCLFCDMEKMNYIGENDLAYAIFDKFPVNQGHALIIPKRHFESYFDMTEEELVSINRLIKEVKIQIDHKFNPDGYNIGVNIGETAGQTIFHLHFHLIPRYSGDVEKPIGGIRNFKESLVPYK; translated from the coding sequence ATGAGCTGCTTATTTTGTGATATGGAAAAGATGAATTACATAGGGGAAAATGATCTTGCCTATGCTATCTTCGATAAGTTCCCTGTAAACCAAGGGCATGCCTTGATAATCCCCAAAAGGCATTTTGAGAGCTATTTTGATATGACTGAAGAAGAACTTGTTAGTATAAATCGCTTAATTAAAGAAGTGAAAATCCAAATAGATCACAAGTTTAACCCCGATGGCTATAACATCGGGGTCAACATAGGAGAAACTGCTGGACAAACAATATTTCACCTGCATTTTCACCTTATTCCTAGATATAGCGGAGACGTAGAGAAACCTATAGGCGGGATAAGGAACTTTAAAGAGAGTCTTGTGCCTTATAAGTAG
- a CDS encoding type II toxin-antitoxin system death-on-curing family toxin, translated as MDSYSYITIEEAIVIHRKTVENSGGGTTLSIDNGKLESVLCNIQNDDYYPTFVDKVTHLFFCVCKFHCFADGNKRIAITLSTQFLLKNGYMLIARDFIVKMENISYHVAAGNINKVLLHKIMTSIFNGEYDIDEEIKLEIYNAIKDRER; from the coding sequence ATGGATTCATACTCCTATATAACAATTGAAGAAGCTATCGTGATTCATAGGAAGACAGTTGAAAATAGTGGAGGTGGGACGACACTATCCATAGATAATGGAAAGCTAGAAAGCGTTTTGTGTAATATTCAAAACGATGATTATTACCCCACTTTCGTAGACAAAGTAACGCACTTGTTTTTCTGTGTGTGTAAATTCCATTGTTTTGCTGATGGTAATAAAAGAATAGCGATTACCCTATCCACACAGTTCTTACTTAAAAATGGATATATGCTTATTGCGAGAGATTTCATTGTTAAAATGGAAAATATAAGCTACCATGTAGCTGCAGGAAACATAAACAAGGTTCTACTTCATAAGATCATGACATCAATTTTTAATGGAGAATATGATATTGATGAAGAAATAAAACTTGAAATATACAATGCAATAAAAGACAGAGAGAGGTAG
- a CDS encoding DUF4177 domain-containing protein, with translation MFQYEYVNVKVGSFWGARSEEHREIIDKYAANGYRYVGFIPANMDSYGKYKEIDLIFEKEV, from the coding sequence ATGTTTCAATACGAGTATGTTAATGTTAAAGTGGGTAGTTTTTGGGGAGCGAGGTCTGAAGAGCATAGGGAGATTATCGATAAGTATGCGGCTAATGGTTATCGCTATGTTGGGTTCATTCCAGCAAATATGGACTCTTATGGTAAGTATAAGGAGATCGACTTAATATTTGAGAAGGAAGTTTAA
- a CDS encoding GyrI-like domain-containing protein has protein sequence MDKKAKASTVFVQVVDRPERKLILKRGTKATGYFEYCEEVPCEVWGILTSIKEASYEPIGMWLPKNLIKPGTSVYAQGVEVSKDYNGIVPEGFDIIDLPPCKMMVFQGEPFNDEEIGEAIDQVWEAIKDYNPELYGFQWADEDAPRFQLEPWEYRGYIEARPVRAIKK, from the coding sequence ATGGATAAAAAAGCGAAAGCAAGTACAGTCTTTGTGCAAGTAGTTGATCGCCCTGAAAGAAAGCTAATTCTAAAACGAGGTACTAAAGCAACAGGATACTTTGAATATTGTGAAGAAGTCCCCTGTGAAGTTTGGGGAATACTAACAAGTATAAAAGAAGCCTCCTATGAACCCATAGGTATGTGGTTACCAAAAAACCTTATCAAACCAGGCACTTCTGTATATGCACAAGGTGTTGAAGTATCCAAAGACTACAACGGAATAGTTCCCGAAGGATTTGACATAATAGATCTTCCCCCATGCAAGATGATGGTTTTCCAAGGCGAACCATTTAATGACGAAGAAATTGGTGAAGCAATAGATCAAGTATGGGAAGCCATCAAAGATTATAACCCAGAGCTATACGGTTTTCAGTGGGCAGATGAAGATGCCCCAAGATTCCAACTAGAGCCCTGGGAATATAGAGGATACATTGAAGCTAGACCTGTAAGGGCCATCAAAAAGTAA
- a CDS encoding GNAT family N-acetyltransferase, translated as MQFDNLYKLNKEDVNRGAESIASAFSDYPMFKYILGEKLDSESIKVFLRFIIKYAVLYGEAYAISEKLEGIILFSDFRIYKFSLIRQLRCGVFSLMKYGKEVGDRFTKFDQFTLKMHNEAIKEPHQYIILLGVASERQGQGFGRKLMLPLLNLADQQGQACYLETHGGINVEIYQRYGFEVVSKGVVPGSDIMQYSMLRKEKT; from the coding sequence TTGCAGTTTGATAATTTATACAAACTAAACAAAGAAGATGTCAACAGAGGTGCAGAATCAATAGCCAGTGCTTTTAGTGACTACCCTATGTTCAAATACATTTTGGGTGAAAAACTTGATAGTGAAAGCATTAAGGTTTTTCTAAGGTTCATCATAAAATATGCGGTACTGTATGGGGAAGCTTACGCAATTTCTGAGAAATTAGAGGGTATCATCTTATTCTCCGATTTTAGAATCTACAAATTCAGCTTAATTAGACAACTTAGATGTGGGGTATTCTCCCTTATGAAGTATGGTAAAGAAGTTGGAGATAGATTCACCAAGTTTGATCAATTTACATTAAAGATGCACAATGAAGCAATCAAAGAACCACATCAATATATAATTTTACTTGGTGTTGCTTCTGAAAGACAAGGTCAAGGGTTTGGTAGGAAGTTAATGCTTCCTTTATTAAACTTAGCTGATCAACAAGGTCAAGCTTGTTACCTAGAGACCCATGGTGGAATAAATGTAGAGATATATCAAAGATACGGCTTTGAGGTGGTGTCAAAGGGTGTTGTACCTGGGTCTGATATCATGCAATATTCAATGCTACGAAAGGAAAAGACATAG
- a CDS encoding helicase-related protein, whose protein sequence is MTHLINYDIPEDAESYIHRIGRTGRIGNLGTAVTLVTPKDADALAVIERRIKGF, encoded by the coding sequence GTGACTCACTTAATTAACTATGACATCCCAGAAGATGCAGAAAGCTATATTCATAGGATAGGCCGAACAGGACGTATAGGCAATTTAGGTACGGCAGTAACCCTAGTAACACCTAAAGACGCTGATGCATTAGCAGTAATTGAAAGAAGAATAAAAGGATTTTAA
- a CDS encoding DEAD/DEAH box helicase family protein, with amino-acid sequence MTKSIIKSSAVGSVAEDLFVDLFCEVYGPDKAEFLFVQYPFVDIYGNHRYIDFALESEDVRVAIEIDGETYHNPKMVSSNKYYDDLLKQNSLMYHNWKVYRWAYKQLKNHREKIKDELLLFLDEIPNFRMLDDYLPKQKGKIIELKDHQQAAMDNLGSMRDKGESIALLYHATGTGKTVTAVSDAKRVGERTLFLAHTKELISQAKNTFSELWDEADAGLFVAEEKNKDSYVVCGSIQSVAQNLEDFKPDEFGYIVIDECHHGTASTYRKVLGYFKPKFTLGLTATPERMDGENLLEIFQNVAHKLDLKTAVEQGELVPIRCIRVKTNVDLENVRINGIKYNSQDLESKLFLPERNKIIVDTYLDIVKDKKTVVFCASVKHAEEIAALLKEQGVNSAAVSGTLRSKERDRVLREYENGSIQVLCACDLLNEGWDSPKTEVLFMARPTLSKSLYTQQLGRGMRKSEGKDYLMVFDFIDNANMFNMPYSIHRMFNIKDYKPGQMVLGPKGQMQLDFDLLAKGEKPQIYLDFPISVTDYELIDLFNWQDEVKDMISQMEFVRMVDVQSETIERYMREGKIKADLEVPMGDKRKFNYFKEDTVKSYAKEYGWELITAANMKGKFMNMVETMDMSFSYKPVLLKAMLEHIDENGRARVEDVVDYFIDFYTERKGKGLVVEKKNSIYTKEFDRKGVERNIFANPFKRFEDMRFMKRAKELEYIEINRHIMRKLTAADRRWIVEQCDLKLREYYNRSSLKVK; translated from the coding sequence ATGACTAAGAGCATAATAAAATCCTCTGCGGTTGGTAGTGTCGCAGAGGATTTGTTTGTTGATTTGTTTTGTGAAGTTTATGGGCCTGATAAGGCTGAGTTTTTGTTTGTTCAGTATCCTTTTGTGGATATTTACGGGAATCATAGATATATTGATTTTGCTTTGGAGAGTGAAGATGTTAGGGTTGCCATTGAGATTGATGGGGAGACTTATCATAATCCTAAGATGGTTTCTAGTAACAAGTATTATGATGACTTGTTGAAGCAGAATAGTTTGATGTATCACAACTGGAAGGTATACCGTTGGGCATATAAGCAGCTTAAAAATCATAGGGAGAAAATCAAGGATGAGCTACTCCTTTTCCTTGATGAGATACCCAATTTTAGGATGCTGGATGATTATCTTCCTAAGCAAAAGGGGAAGATTATTGAACTCAAGGATCATCAGCAGGCTGCCATGGACAATTTAGGTAGTATGAGGGATAAGGGAGAATCAATAGCCCTTTTATATCATGCAACCGGTACAGGCAAGACAGTTACCGCTGTCAGTGATGCTAAGAGGGTAGGGGAGAGGACTTTGTTTTTGGCTCATACGAAGGAGCTTATTAGCCAGGCTAAAAATACTTTTAGTGAGCTATGGGATGAAGCTGATGCTGGGCTTTTTGTTGCTGAAGAGAAAAACAAGGACTCTTATGTTGTTTGTGGATCCATACAAAGTGTTGCCCAGAATTTGGAGGATTTCAAGCCTGATGAATTTGGATATATTGTCATAGATGAGTGCCACCATGGTACTGCAAGTACTTATCGTAAAGTGTTAGGCTATTTCAAGCCAAAGTTTACACTGGGATTAACTGCAACCCCTGAAAGAATGGATGGAGAAAATCTCTTAGAGATATTCCAAAATGTTGCCCATAAGTTGGATCTAAAGACTGCAGTGGAGCAGGGGGAGTTAGTTCCTATCCGTTGTATTAGGGTAAAGACTAACGTGGATTTAGAGAATGTAAGGATAAATGGAATTAAGTATAACTCCCAAGATTTAGAGAGTAAGCTGTTTTTGCCTGAGAGGAATAAGATAATTGTTGACACATACTTAGATATTGTTAAGGATAAGAAGACTGTGGTCTTTTGTGCTTCTGTTAAGCATGCGGAAGAGATTGCTGCTTTACTGAAGGAACAGGGTGTTAACAGTGCTGCTGTTTCTGGGACATTGAGGTCTAAGGAGAGGGATAGGGTTTTAAGGGAGTATGAAAATGGTTCAATTCAGGTATTATGTGCATGTGATTTATTAAATGAAGGCTGGGATAGTCCTAAGACTGAAGTGTTGTTTATGGCCCGTCCTACCCTTTCCAAGAGCTTATACACTCAACAATTAGGTAGGGGAATGAGGAAAAGTGAAGGCAAGGATTACTTAATGGTATTTGATTTCATAGATAATGCCAATATGTTTAATATGCCATATTCCATACATCGGATGTTCAACATTAAGGATTACAAGCCAGGTCAAATGGTACTTGGGCCTAAAGGGCAAATGCAGCTGGATTTTGATTTGCTAGCAAAAGGGGAAAAGCCCCAAATTTATCTAGATTTCCCCATTAGCGTTACTGACTATGAATTGATAGATTTATTCAACTGGCAAGATGAAGTTAAAGATATGATATCTCAAATGGAATTTGTCAGGATGGTTGATGTTCAGTCAGAAACCATTGAAAGATATATGCGTGAAGGTAAGATTAAGGCAGATTTAGAAGTTCCCATGGGGGATAAGAGGAAATTCAATTATTTTAAGGAAGATACTGTGAAGAGCTATGCAAAGGAATATGGATGGGAGCTTATTACAGCTGCTAATATGAAGGGTAAGTTTATGAATATGGTTGAAACCATGGACATGAGCTTTTCATACAAGCCAGTGTTATTGAAAGCAATGCTTGAACATATAGACGAAAATGGTAGAGCTAGGGTTGAAGATGTTGTAGACTATTTTATAGATTTCTATACGGAACGGAAGGGAAAAGGGTTAGTTGTGGAGAAGAAAAATAGTATCTATACTAAAGAATTCGATCGTAAAGGAGTCGAAAGAAATATCTTCGCTAACCCATTTAAGCGTTTTGAGGATATGCGTTTCATGAAGAGAGCCAAAGAGTTAGAGTATATAGAGATAAATAGACACATAATGAGAAAACTAACAGCAGCAGACCGTAGATGGATAGTTGAACAATGTGATCTAAAGCTAAGAGAGTACTACAATAGAAGTAGTTTAAAGGTAAAATAA